In a single window of the Equus quagga isolate Etosha38 chromosome 7, UCLA_HA_Equagga_1.0, whole genome shotgun sequence genome:
- the RASA4B gene encoding ras GTPase-activating protein 4B isoform X3 codes for MAKRSSLSIRIVEGKNLPAKDITGSSDPYCIVKVDNEPIIRTATVWKTLCPFWGEEYQVYLSPSFHAVAFYVMDEDALSRDDVIGKVCLTRDALAAHPKGFSGWAHLVEVDPDEEVQGEIHLRLEVVRGTQACLLRCSVLEARDLAPKDRNGASDPFVRVRYNGRTQETSVVKKSCYPRWNETFEFELKEGAAEALCVEAWDWDLVSRNDFLGKVVVNVQRLWAAQQEEGWFRLQPDQSKSRREEGNLGSLQLEVRLRDETVLPSSCYQPLVQLLCREVKLGVQGPGQLIPLIEEMTSTECRQDVATNLLKLFLGQGLAKDFLDLLFQLELGRTSEANTLFRSNSLASKSMESFLKAVQNVGNMDMQTSRAKEAWMEPLQPTVRQGVAQLKDFITKLVDIEEKEELDLQRALSLQAPPVKEGPLFIHRTKGKGPLMSSSFKKLHFSLTTEALSFAKTPSSKKSTLIKLASIRAAEKVEEKSFSSSHVMQVIYTDDTGQLQTAYLQCKSVNELNQWLSALRKVSINNSGLLGSYHPGIFRGDKWSCCHQKDKTDLGCDKTRSRVTLQEWNDPLDHDLEAQLLYQHLLGLEAALREKHQELSAGAGAGSVPTGPGEAPEDPLAQLLQVLHDLREAHASSPAGSPPAEPTCLLPLQT; via the exons ATGGCCAAGCGCAGCTCGCTGTCCATTCGCATCGTGGAGGGGAAGAACCTGCCTGCCAAGGACAT CACCGGCAGCAGTGACCCCTACTGCATCGTGAAGGTGGACAATGAGCCCATCATCAG GACAGCCACTGTGTGGAAAACGCTGTGTCCCTTCTGGGGCGAGGAGTATCAGGTGTACCTGTCGCCCAGCTTCCACGCCGTGGCCTTCTACGTCATGGATGAAGATGCCCTCAG CCGGGATGACGTTATCGGGAAGGTCTGCCTTACCAGGGACGCCCTGGCTGCTCACCCGAAGG GTTTCAGCGGGTGGGCCCACCTGGTGGAGGTCGACCCCGACGAGGAGGTGCAGGGCGAGATCCACCTGCGGCTGGAGGTGGTGAGGGGGACCCAGGCCTGCCTGCTGCGCTGCTCTGTGCTGGAGGCCAG GGACCTAGCGCCCAAGGACCGGAATGGTGCCTCTGACCCCTTCGTCCGAGTGCGCTACAACGGCCGGACACAGGAGACCTCG GTCGTGAAGAAGTCATGCTACCCACGCTGGAACGAGACGTTCGAGTTTGAGCTCAAGGAGGGGGCTGCAGAGGCACTGTGCGTGGAGGCCTGGGACTGGGACCTCGTCAGCCGCAACGACTTCCTGGGCAAA gtGGTGGTCAATGTCCAGAGACTGTGGGCGGCCCAGCAGGAGGAGGGCTGGTTCCGGCTGCAGCCTGACCAGTCCAAGAGTCGGCGGGAAGA GGGCAACCTGGGCTCCTTGCAGCTGGAGGTGCGGCTGCGGGACGAGACGGTGCTGCCCTCTAGCTGCTACCAGCCcctggtgcagctgctgtgccgGGAGGTGAAGCTGGGCGTCCAG ggcccagggcagctgATCCCACTCATTGAGGAGATGACGAGCACCGAGTGCCGCCAGGACGTGGCCACCAACTTGCTCAAGCTCttcctggggcaggggctggccaaAGACTTTCTGGACCTGCTCTTCCAGCTGGAGCTGGGTCGCACCA GTGAGGCCAACACCCTGTTCCGGAGCAACTCTCTGGCCTCCAAGTCCATGGAGTCTTTTCTGAAG GCGGTCCAGAACGTGGGCAACATGGACATGCAGACTTCCAGGGCCAAGGAGGCGTGGATGGAGCCGCTGCAGCCCACCGTGCGCCAGGGCGTGGCCCAGCTTAAGGACTTCATCACCAAGCTGGTGGACATCGAGGAGAAGGAGG AGCTCGACCTGCAGAGGGCGCTGAGCTTGCAGGCACCGCCAGTGAAGGAGGGACCACTCTTCATCCACAGGACCAAGGGCAAGGGCCCCCTCATGTCCTCCTCCTTCAAGAAGCTCCACTTCTCCCTCACCACCGAGGCCCTCAGCTTCGCCAAGACTCCCAGCTCCAAG AAAAGCACCCTCATCAAGCTTGCCAGCATCCGGGCAGCAGAAAAAGTGGAGGAGAAGAGCTTCAGCAGCTCACATGTCATGCAGGTTATCTACACAGACGACACTGGCCAGCTGCAGACAGCCTACCTGCAGTGCAAG AGTGTGAACGAGCTGAACCAGTGGCTGTCTGCGCTGCGGAAGGTGAGCATCAACAACTCGGGACTGCTGGGCTCCTACCACCCTGGCATCTTCCGCGGGGACAAGTGGAGCTGCTGTCACCAGAAGGACAAGACAG aTCTGGGCTGTGATAAGACCCGGTCACGGGTGACCCTGCAGGAGTGGAATGACCCCCTCGACCATGACCTGGAGGCCCAGCTCCTCTACCAGCACCTGCTGGGCCTGGAGGCCGCACTGCG GGAGAAGCACCAGGAGCTGAGTGCAGGTGCAGGGGCAGGCTCTGTGCCCACCGGCCCTGGCGAAG CCCCTGAGGACCCCCTGGCTCAGCTGCTCCAGGTGCTGCACGACCTCCGGGAGGCCCATGCATCCAGCCCAGCTGGCTCCCCGCCCGCAGAACCCACCTGCCTCCTGCCGCTGCAGACGTGA
- the RASA4B gene encoding ras GTPase-activating protein 4B isoform X2 yields the protein MAKRSSLSIRIVEGKNLPAKDITGSSDPYCIVKVDNEPIIRTATVWKTLCPFWGEEYQVYLSPSFHAVAFYVMDEDALSRDDVIGKVCLTRDALAAHPKGFSGWAHLVEVDPDEEVQGEIHLRLEVVRGTQACLLRCSVLEARDLAPKDRNGASDPFVRVRYNGRTQETSVVKKSCYPRWNETFEFELKEGAAEALCVEAWDWDLVSRNDFLGKGPGQLIPLIEEMTSTECRQDVATNLLKLFLGQGLAKDFLDLLFQLELGRTSEANTLFRSNSLASKSMESFLKVAGMRYLHGVLGPIINKVFEEKKYVELDPSKVEVKDVGCSGLHRPQTEAEVLEQSAQTLRAHLGALLSALSRSVRACPAVVRATFRQLFRRVRERFPGAQHENLPFIAVTSFLCLRFFSPAIMAPKLFHLRERHADARTSRTLLLLAKAVQNVGNMDMQTSRAKEAWMEPLQPTVRQGVAQLKDFITKLVDIEEKEELDLQRALSLQAPPVKEGPLFIHRTKGKGPLMSSSFKKLHFSLTTEALSFAKTPSSKKSTLIKLASIRAAEKVEEKSFSSSHVMQVIYTDDTGQLQTAYLQCKSVNELNQWLSALRKVSINNSGLLGSYHPGIFRGDKWSCCHQKDKTDLGCDKTRSRVTLQEWNDPLDHDLEAQLLYQHLLGLEAALREKHQELSAGAGAGSVPTGPGEAPEDPLAQLLQVLHDLREAHASSPAGSPPAEPTCLLPLQT from the exons ATGGCCAAGCGCAGCTCGCTGTCCATTCGCATCGTGGAGGGGAAGAACCTGCCTGCCAAGGACAT CACCGGCAGCAGTGACCCCTACTGCATCGTGAAGGTGGACAATGAGCCCATCATCAG GACAGCCACTGTGTGGAAAACGCTGTGTCCCTTCTGGGGCGAGGAGTATCAGGTGTACCTGTCGCCCAGCTTCCACGCCGTGGCCTTCTACGTCATGGATGAAGATGCCCTCAG CCGGGATGACGTTATCGGGAAGGTCTGCCTTACCAGGGACGCCCTGGCTGCTCACCCGAAGG GTTTCAGCGGGTGGGCCCACCTGGTGGAGGTCGACCCCGACGAGGAGGTGCAGGGCGAGATCCACCTGCGGCTGGAGGTGGTGAGGGGGACCCAGGCCTGCCTGCTGCGCTGCTCTGTGCTGGAGGCCAG GGACCTAGCGCCCAAGGACCGGAATGGTGCCTCTGACCCCTTCGTCCGAGTGCGCTACAACGGCCGGACACAGGAGACCTCG GTCGTGAAGAAGTCATGCTACCCACGCTGGAACGAGACGTTCGAGTTTGAGCTCAAGGAGGGGGCTGCAGAGGCACTGTGCGTGGAGGCCTGGGACTGGGACCTCGTCAGCCGCAACGACTTCCTGGGCAAA ggcccagggcagctgATCCCACTCATTGAGGAGATGACGAGCACCGAGTGCCGCCAGGACGTGGCCACCAACTTGCTCAAGCTCttcctggggcaggggctggccaaAGACTTTCTGGACCTGCTCTTCCAGCTGGAGCTGGGTCGCACCA GTGAGGCCAACACCCTGTTCCGGAGCAACTCTCTGGCCTCCAAGTCCATGGAGTCTTTTCTGAAG GTGGCTGGGATGCGGTATTTGCACGGTGTCCTGGGCCCCATCATCAATAAAGTGTTTGAGGAGAAGAAGTACGTGGAGCTGGACCCCAGCAAAGTGGAGGTCAAGGATGTAGG GTGCTCGGGGCTGCACCGCCCGCAGACCGAGGCCGAGGTGCTGGAGCAGAGTGCGCAGACGCTGCGCGCCCACCTGGGGGCGCTGCTGAGCGCACTCAGCCGCTCGGTTCGCGCCTGCCCCGCAGTGGTCCGCGCCACCTTCCGCCAGCTCTTCCGGCGCGTGCGCGAGCGCTTCCCCGGCGCCCAGCACGAG AACCTGCCGTTCATCGCCGTCACCAGCTTCCTGTGCCTGCGCTTCTTCTCGCCCGCCATCATGGCGCCCAAGCTGTTCCACCTGCGGGAGCGGCACGCTGATGCCCGCACCAGCCGCACCCTGCTCCTGCTGGCCAAG GCGGTCCAGAACGTGGGCAACATGGACATGCAGACTTCCAGGGCCAAGGAGGCGTGGATGGAGCCGCTGCAGCCCACCGTGCGCCAGGGCGTGGCCCAGCTTAAGGACTTCATCACCAAGCTGGTGGACATCGAGGAGAAGGAGG AGCTCGACCTGCAGAGGGCGCTGAGCTTGCAGGCACCGCCAGTGAAGGAGGGACCACTCTTCATCCACAGGACCAAGGGCAAGGGCCCCCTCATGTCCTCCTCCTTCAAGAAGCTCCACTTCTCCCTCACCACCGAGGCCCTCAGCTTCGCCAAGACTCCCAGCTCCAAG AAAAGCACCCTCATCAAGCTTGCCAGCATCCGGGCAGCAGAAAAAGTGGAGGAGAAGAGCTTCAGCAGCTCACATGTCATGCAGGTTATCTACACAGACGACACTGGCCAGCTGCAGACAGCCTACCTGCAGTGCAAG AGTGTGAACGAGCTGAACCAGTGGCTGTCTGCGCTGCGGAAGGTGAGCATCAACAACTCGGGACTGCTGGGCTCCTACCACCCTGGCATCTTCCGCGGGGACAAGTGGAGCTGCTGTCACCAGAAGGACAAGACAG aTCTGGGCTGTGATAAGACCCGGTCACGGGTGACCCTGCAGGAGTGGAATGACCCCCTCGACCATGACCTGGAGGCCCAGCTCCTCTACCAGCACCTGCTGGGCCTGGAGGCCGCACTGCG GGAGAAGCACCAGGAGCTGAGTGCAGGTGCAGGGGCAGGCTCTGTGCCCACCGGCCCTGGCGAAG CCCCTGAGGACCCCCTGGCTCAGCTGCTCCAGGTGCTGCACGACCTCCGGGAGGCCCATGCATCCAGCCCAGCTGGCTCCCCGCCCGCAGAACCCACCTGCCTCCTGCCGCTGCAGACGTGA
- the POLR2J gene encoding DNA-directed RNA polymerase II subunit RPB11-a has protein sequence MNAPPAFESFLLFEGEKKITINKDTKVPNACLFTINKEDHTLGNIIKSQLLKDPQVLFAGYKVPHPLEHKIIIRVQTTPDYSPQEAFTNAITDLISELSLLEERFRVAIKDKQEGIE, from the exons ATGAACGCCCCTCCCGCCTTTGAGTCGTTCCTGCTCTTCGAGGGCGAGAAGAA GATCACCATTAACAAGGACACCAAGGTGCCCAATGCCTGTCTGTTCACCATCAACAAAGAAGACCACACCCTGGGAAACATCATTAAATC ACAGCTGCTGAAGGACCCACAGGTGCTGTTTGCTGGCTACAAAGTCCCCCACCCCTTGGAGCACAAGATAATCATCCGCGTGCAGACCACACCAGACTACAGCCCCCAGGAGGCCTTCACCAATGCCATCACAGACCTCATCAGCGAGCTCTCCCTGCTGGAGGAGCGATTCCGG GTGGCCATCAAAGACAAGCAAGAAGGGATCGAATAG
- the RASA4B gene encoding ras GTPase-activating protein 4B isoform X1: MAKRSSLSIRIVEGKNLPAKDITGSSDPYCIVKVDNEPIIRTATVWKTLCPFWGEEYQVYLSPSFHAVAFYVMDEDALSRDDVIGKVCLTRDALAAHPKGFSGWAHLVEVDPDEEVQGEIHLRLEVVRGTQACLLRCSVLEARDLAPKDRNGASDPFVRVRYNGRTQETSVVKKSCYPRWNETFEFELKEGAAEALCVEAWDWDLVSRNDFLGKVVVNVQRLWAAQQEEGWFRLQPDQSKSRREEGNLGSLQLEVRLRDETVLPSSCYQPLVQLLCREVKLGVQGPGQLIPLIEEMTSTECRQDVATNLLKLFLGQGLAKDFLDLLFQLELGRTSEANTLFRSNSLASKSMESFLKVAGMRYLHGVLGPIINKVFEEKKYVELDPSKVEVKDVGCSGLHRPQTEAEVLEQSAQTLRAHLGALLSALSRSVRACPAVVRATFRQLFRRVRERFPGAQHENLPFIAVTSFLCLRFFSPAIMAPKLFHLRERHADARTSRTLLLLAKAVQNVGNMDMQTSRAKEAWMEPLQPTVRQGVAQLKDFITKLVDIEEKEELDLQRALSLQAPPVKEGPLFIHRTKGKGPLMSSSFKKLHFSLTTEALSFAKTPSSKKSTLIKLASIRAAEKVEEKSFSSSHVMQVIYTDDTGQLQTAYLQCKSVNELNQWLSALRKVSINNSGLLGSYHPGIFRGDKWSCCHQKDKTDLGCDKTRSRVTLQEWNDPLDHDLEAQLLYQHLLGLEAALREKHQELSAGAGAGSVPTGPGEAPEDPLAQLLQVLHDLREAHASSPAGSPPAEPTCLLPLQT, encoded by the exons ATGGCCAAGCGCAGCTCGCTGTCCATTCGCATCGTGGAGGGGAAGAACCTGCCTGCCAAGGACAT CACCGGCAGCAGTGACCCCTACTGCATCGTGAAGGTGGACAATGAGCCCATCATCAG GACAGCCACTGTGTGGAAAACGCTGTGTCCCTTCTGGGGCGAGGAGTATCAGGTGTACCTGTCGCCCAGCTTCCACGCCGTGGCCTTCTACGTCATGGATGAAGATGCCCTCAG CCGGGATGACGTTATCGGGAAGGTCTGCCTTACCAGGGACGCCCTGGCTGCTCACCCGAAGG GTTTCAGCGGGTGGGCCCACCTGGTGGAGGTCGACCCCGACGAGGAGGTGCAGGGCGAGATCCACCTGCGGCTGGAGGTGGTGAGGGGGACCCAGGCCTGCCTGCTGCGCTGCTCTGTGCTGGAGGCCAG GGACCTAGCGCCCAAGGACCGGAATGGTGCCTCTGACCCCTTCGTCCGAGTGCGCTACAACGGCCGGACACAGGAGACCTCG GTCGTGAAGAAGTCATGCTACCCACGCTGGAACGAGACGTTCGAGTTTGAGCTCAAGGAGGGGGCTGCAGAGGCACTGTGCGTGGAGGCCTGGGACTGGGACCTCGTCAGCCGCAACGACTTCCTGGGCAAA gtGGTGGTCAATGTCCAGAGACTGTGGGCGGCCCAGCAGGAGGAGGGCTGGTTCCGGCTGCAGCCTGACCAGTCCAAGAGTCGGCGGGAAGA GGGCAACCTGGGCTCCTTGCAGCTGGAGGTGCGGCTGCGGGACGAGACGGTGCTGCCCTCTAGCTGCTACCAGCCcctggtgcagctgctgtgccgGGAGGTGAAGCTGGGCGTCCAG ggcccagggcagctgATCCCACTCATTGAGGAGATGACGAGCACCGAGTGCCGCCAGGACGTGGCCACCAACTTGCTCAAGCTCttcctggggcaggggctggccaaAGACTTTCTGGACCTGCTCTTCCAGCTGGAGCTGGGTCGCACCA GTGAGGCCAACACCCTGTTCCGGAGCAACTCTCTGGCCTCCAAGTCCATGGAGTCTTTTCTGAAG GTGGCTGGGATGCGGTATTTGCACGGTGTCCTGGGCCCCATCATCAATAAAGTGTTTGAGGAGAAGAAGTACGTGGAGCTGGACCCCAGCAAAGTGGAGGTCAAGGATGTAGG GTGCTCGGGGCTGCACCGCCCGCAGACCGAGGCCGAGGTGCTGGAGCAGAGTGCGCAGACGCTGCGCGCCCACCTGGGGGCGCTGCTGAGCGCACTCAGCCGCTCGGTTCGCGCCTGCCCCGCAGTGGTCCGCGCCACCTTCCGCCAGCTCTTCCGGCGCGTGCGCGAGCGCTTCCCCGGCGCCCAGCACGAG AACCTGCCGTTCATCGCCGTCACCAGCTTCCTGTGCCTGCGCTTCTTCTCGCCCGCCATCATGGCGCCCAAGCTGTTCCACCTGCGGGAGCGGCACGCTGATGCCCGCACCAGCCGCACCCTGCTCCTGCTGGCCAAG GCGGTCCAGAACGTGGGCAACATGGACATGCAGACTTCCAGGGCCAAGGAGGCGTGGATGGAGCCGCTGCAGCCCACCGTGCGCCAGGGCGTGGCCCAGCTTAAGGACTTCATCACCAAGCTGGTGGACATCGAGGAGAAGGAGG AGCTCGACCTGCAGAGGGCGCTGAGCTTGCAGGCACCGCCAGTGAAGGAGGGACCACTCTTCATCCACAGGACCAAGGGCAAGGGCCCCCTCATGTCCTCCTCCTTCAAGAAGCTCCACTTCTCCCTCACCACCGAGGCCCTCAGCTTCGCCAAGACTCCCAGCTCCAAG AAAAGCACCCTCATCAAGCTTGCCAGCATCCGGGCAGCAGAAAAAGTGGAGGAGAAGAGCTTCAGCAGCTCACATGTCATGCAGGTTATCTACACAGACGACACTGGCCAGCTGCAGACAGCCTACCTGCAGTGCAAG AGTGTGAACGAGCTGAACCAGTGGCTGTCTGCGCTGCGGAAGGTGAGCATCAACAACTCGGGACTGCTGGGCTCCTACCACCCTGGCATCTTCCGCGGGGACAAGTGGAGCTGCTGTCACCAGAAGGACAAGACAG aTCTGGGCTGTGATAAGACCCGGTCACGGGTGACCCTGCAGGAGTGGAATGACCCCCTCGACCATGACCTGGAGGCCCAGCTCCTCTACCAGCACCTGCTGGGCCTGGAGGCCGCACTGCG GGAGAAGCACCAGGAGCTGAGTGCAGGTGCAGGGGCAGGCTCTGTGCCCACCGGCCCTGGCGAAG CCCCTGAGGACCCCCTGGCTCAGCTGCTCCAGGTGCTGCACGACCTCCGGGAGGCCCATGCATCCAGCCCAGCTGGCTCCCCGCCCGCAGAACCCACCTGCCTCCTGCCGCTGCAGACGTGA